Proteins encoded in a region of the Paenibacillus pedocola genome:
- a CDS encoding tRNA dihydrouridine synthase codes for MTNNFWRDLPRPFFILAPMEDVTDVVFRHVVSEAGRPDVFFTEFANSESYCHPEGHHAVRGRLTFTEDEQPIVAHIWGDKPEYFRQMSIGMAKEGFKGIDINMGCPVANVAENGKGSGLICRPELAAEIIQAAKAGGLPVSVKTRLGFTDIDEWRGWLTHILQQDIVNLSIHLRTREEMSKVDAHWELIPEIKKLRDEVAPHTLLTINGDIPDRQTGLRLAEEYGVDGIMIGRGIFHNPFAFEQEPKEHSSEELLDLLRLHLDLYDQYAGQAPRAFSPLQRFFKIYVRGFRGASELRNTLMNTKSTKEVRALLDEFASKVQDDEERKDQS; via the coding sequence ATGACAAACAATTTTTGGCGTGACTTACCACGGCCATTTTTCATACTGGCGCCCATGGAGGATGTGACGGATGTTGTTTTTCGCCATGTCGTAAGTGAAGCGGGCAGACCGGATGTATTTTTTACGGAGTTTGCGAATTCAGAGAGTTATTGTCACCCGGAGGGGCACCATGCAGTGCGCGGCCGTCTGACGTTTACAGAGGATGAACAGCCGATTGTAGCGCATATCTGGGGAGACAAGCCGGAATACTTCCGTCAGATGAGCATCGGAATGGCGAAGGAAGGCTTCAAAGGCATCGATATTAATATGGGTTGTCCTGTAGCGAATGTAGCAGAGAACGGGAAGGGGAGCGGCCTGATCTGCCGTCCCGAACTCGCAGCGGAGATCATCCAGGCGGCCAAAGCCGGGGGACTCCCCGTCAGTGTAAAAACAAGGCTCGGTTTCACAGACATCGACGAATGGCGCGGCTGGTTGACCCATATTTTGCAGCAAGACATTGTGAATCTGTCCATTCATCTGCGCACAAGAGAGGAAATGAGCAAAGTAGATGCCCACTGGGAGCTGATTCCGGAGATTAAGAAGCTTCGTGATGAGGTGGCACCACATACCCTGCTGACCATTAACGGGGATATCCCTGACCGTCAGACCGGCCTGAGGCTCGCTGAAGAGTACGGTGTGGATGGGATTATGATCGGACGCGGTATTTTTCATAATCCGTTTGCTTTTGAGCAGGAGCCGAAGGAGCACAGTAGTGAGGAGTTGCTTGATCTGCTGCGGCTGCATCTGGATCTCTATGATCAATACGCAGGACAGGCACCACGTGCCTTCAGCCCCCTTCAACGATTCTTCAAAATCTATGTCCGCGGTTTCCGCGGGGCAAGTGAATTAAGAAATACCTTGATGAACACCAAGTCCACAAAAGAAGTGCGTGCGCTGCTTGATGAGTTTGCAAGCAAGGTGCAGGATGACGAGGAACGTAAGGATCAATCGTAA
- a CDS encoding ABC-three component system middle component 2, which translates to MPNNTELIGFNSSFEVGLRALVILGIASSKNLDLQRLIYYDYLVIHSSDIGEIHSPQSIHPDTPHRSGGIIVRRKAMQEGLELMYSKSLINIVYDENGISYSASELTIPFLNLLESSYSKRLYDNAEWVLNYFSKFSDEELRAFIEKNINKWGGEFMYEAYVRGGIE; encoded by the coding sequence ATGCCAAATAACACCGAATTGATAGGCTTTAATTCTTCTTTTGAAGTTGGTCTAAGAGCTCTTGTTATCCTTGGAATAGCCTCATCTAAAAATTTAGATTTACAAAGACTAATCTACTATGATTATTTGGTAATACATTCGAGTGATATCGGAGAGATTCATAGTCCTCAGTCCATACACCCAGATACTCCACATAGATCAGGGGGGATTATTGTAAGACGAAAAGCTATGCAGGAGGGCTTAGAACTAATGTACAGCAAGAGCTTGATTAACATTGTATATGATGAAAATGGTATAAGCTATTCGGCTTCAGAATTGACAATACCTTTTCTTAACTTACTAGAATCTTCCTACAGTAAAAGATTATATGACAATGCCGAATGGGTTTTGAATTATTTCTCTAAATTCTCTGATGAAGAATTAAGAGCATTTATTGAAAAAAACATTAATAAATGGGGCGGAGAATTTATGTATGAGGCATATGTAAGGGGAGGTATTGAATGA
- a CDS encoding ABC-three component system protein — protein MIEIEKDTVDIAEPVVSVKLSNTDLLLGKVIEPIKRLQVISDKDFEDLVREWSCGYLKNKYVKVRRCGAAGDMGRDVIAYVSYDKKNDLIWDNYQCKHYNAPLAPSSIWIELGKLCYYSFIKEYSIPRKYYFVTPNGVSTKLSNLIDSPNKLKEGLIKEWNDKCQNHIITGKKIDLVGDFLSYVEGFDFSIFDDIDPQELIEQHSKTKYFFYRFGGIHKTRPEPVEPPEKVTTTELLYVKKLLEAYSDNHKSKINDILQLPNHSNYFNHFNRQRKCFYSAESLMLFERDTLPPGVNAYEDLKQEVYDGVIDIIESKHDDGFERVKAVCKAARSINVPSYPLYTSVKGNDLNGLCHHLANEDKIISWVD, from the coding sequence TTGATAGAAATTGAAAAAGATACGGTGGATATAGCAGAGCCTGTGGTTTCGGTTAAATTATCAAATACAGATTTATTGTTAGGAAAAGTAATTGAACCTATTAAGAGGCTACAAGTTATCTCCGACAAAGACTTTGAAGACCTTGTGAGAGAGTGGTCATGCGGCTATTTAAAAAATAAGTATGTCAAAGTACGAAGATGTGGCGCGGCAGGGGATATGGGGAGAGATGTTATAGCATATGTTAGCTATGACAAAAAAAATGATTTGATATGGGATAATTATCAATGTAAACATTATAATGCTCCTTTAGCCCCAAGTAGTATTTGGATTGAACTAGGAAAGCTATGTTACTACTCTTTTATAAAAGAGTACTCAATACCTAGAAAGTATTATTTTGTAACACCCAATGGCGTCTCAACAAAGCTATCTAATTTAATTGACTCACCCAATAAACTAAAAGAGGGACTAATAAAAGAGTGGAATGATAAATGCCAGAATCACATTATCACAGGGAAAAAGATTGATTTAGTAGGGGACTTTCTTTCTTATGTAGAAGGTTTTGATTTTTCAATATTTGATGACATTGATCCACAAGAATTAATTGAGCAACACTCTAAAACTAAATATTTTTTCTATAGGTTCGGAGGGATACATAAAACCCGTCCTGAACCTGTTGAACCGCCCGAGAAAGTAACTACCACAGAGTTGCTTTATGTTAAAAAATTACTTGAGGCTTATTCGGACAATCATAAGTCTAAAATAAATGACATTTTACAACTTCCAAACCACTCTAATTATTTTAATCATTTCAATAGACAAAGAAAGTGTTTCTATTCTGCCGAATCTTTAATGTTATTTGAGCGGGATACTCTTCCCCCAGGTGTTAATGCTTACGAAGATTTAAAACAAGAGGTTTATGATGGAGTAATAGACATAATAGAGTCTAAACATGATGATGGATTTGAGCGTGTTAAAGCGGTTTGCAAAGCCGCAAGAAGCATTAATGTCCCAAGCTATCCATTATACACTTCTGTTAAAGGGAATGACTTAAACGGCTTATGTCACCATTTGGCAAATGAAGATAAGATAATAAGTTGGGTGGATTAA
- a CDS encoding RNA polymerase sigma factor, with translation MAQLPIDINDNISAALTQYSDLVRRICFIYLHNSADVDDVFQEVFLKLLQNNSRFESAEHEKAWLIRVTINKCKDILKSFWRKKMVSIEGMELPFEDQAENELLQVVLSLPDKYKDVIYLFYYEEYTVPEMAQLLNKKVNTIYSHLHRARELMKQKLGGKEHDFTF, from the coding sequence ATGGCCCAATTACCGATTGATATCAACGATAATATTTCAGCTGCGCTCACCCAATATTCTGACCTTGTACGTCGAATATGCTTTATATATCTACATAATAGTGCAGATGTGGATGATGTTTTTCAAGAAGTATTCCTAAAGTTGTTACAAAATAACTCCCGCTTTGAAAGTGCTGAACATGAAAAAGCATGGCTAATCAGAGTTACAATCAATAAATGCAAGGACATCTTAAAAAGCTTTTGGAGAAAGAAAATGGTTTCAATTGAAGGTATGGAATTACCATTTGAAGATCAAGCAGAAAATGAACTCCTGCAGGTCGTTTTATCGCTTCCGGACAAGTACAAGGATGTTATCTATCTATTTTACTACGAGGAGTATACCGTGCCTGAAATGGCTCAGTTACTAAATAAAAAAGTAAACACTATCTATTCTCACTTACACAGAGCAAGGGAACTTATGAAACAAAAGTTAGGAGGCAAAGAACATGATTTCACGTTTTAA
- a CDS encoding MFS transporter, with protein MIKKLKTNVRELRTFLILWITQSFSALGSAMTSFALVIWSYQQQGSALTSSLLVICSYAPYVLLSIFAGALSDRWNKKATMLISDSFAALCTVSILILMTTGKLQIWHLYLINTLNGLMNTVQQPASDVAISLLAPQKHYQKVSGMRSFSNSLVTILTPILATSMLSFTCIRVVILFDLITFATAFMALLCFVHIPQVPNQSGTGSESVLQSAKSGLRYLRDNRGILDLILFLAVINFTASIFNAALPAMMLSRVGGGELALGMVNTVTGIAMMAGSLAVAILPPPKSRVRVILNCLLFSMSSENFILAFGRSTPVWCLGAILGWIFIPVMNANMDVLFRSTIPIEMQGRVYSARNTLQFFTIPVGYLCGGVLVDRVFEPFMAVQPMNSLWVTLVGTGKGSGAALLFLAIGIFGACSCLPFRADKHIWRLED; from the coding sequence ATGATAAAAAAATTAAAAACGAACGTCAGGGAGCTTCGGACTTTCCTGATTTTATGGATTACACAGTCATTTTCAGCACTGGGCAGTGCAATGACCTCCTTTGCCTTGGTGATCTGGTCTTATCAGCAGCAAGGGTCGGCTCTTACCAGCTCGCTATTGGTTATCTGTTCCTATGCACCCTATGTCCTGCTGAGTATCTTCGCAGGGGCACTGAGTGACCGGTGGAACAAGAAGGCCACCATGCTGATCAGTGACAGCTTTGCGGCACTGTGTACCGTTTCGATCCTTATTCTGATGACAACGGGTAAGCTCCAGATCTGGCATCTGTATTTGATCAATACCTTGAATGGACTGATGAACACTGTACAGCAGCCGGCATCGGATGTAGCGATCAGCCTGTTGGCTCCGCAAAAACACTATCAGAAGGTTAGCGGGATGCGTTCCTTTTCCAATTCGCTGGTTACCATACTGACGCCTATACTTGCCACTTCAATGCTTTCCTTTACTTGTATCCGGGTTGTTATCCTGTTTGATTTGATTACATTTGCTACAGCGTTCATGGCGTTGCTATGCTTTGTCCATATCCCCCAAGTTCCAAACCAGAGCGGCACGGGGAGTGAGTCGGTATTACAATCTGCCAAAAGCGGCTTACGGTATCTCAGGGACAACCGAGGCATTCTCGATTTGATTCTTTTTTTGGCCGTAATCAATTTTACCGCGTCTATCTTCAATGCTGCCCTGCCCGCAATGATGCTCTCACGTGTTGGCGGCGGAGAGTTAGCGCTAGGTATGGTCAACACCGTTACAGGGATAGCCATGATGGCTGGAAGCCTTGCGGTTGCTATTCTGCCGCCGCCTAAAAGCCGGGTTCGGGTCATTTTGAATTGCTTGCTGTTTTCCATGAGCTCCGAGAATTTCATCCTTGCCTTCGGCAGAAGTACACCTGTGTGGTGTTTGGGCGCCATCCTCGGATGGATATTCATTCCGGTGATGAACGCTAATATGGATGTGCTTTTCCGCTCAACCATCCCAATTGAGATGCAGGGGCGTGTCTACTCGGCAAGGAATACCTTACAGTTTTTCACCATTCCTGTAGGATATCTGTGCGGTGGCGTGTTGGTTGACCGGGTGTTTGAACCCTTTATGGCAGTCCAGCCAATGAACAGCCTGTGGGTCACACTGGTCGGCACAGGCAAAGGCTCCGGAGCAGCTTTGCTATTCCTTGCGATCGGAATTTTCGGTGCATGTTCTTGCCTGCCGTTCCGGGCGGATAAACATATATGGAGGTTGGAAGATTAG
- a CDS encoding alpha/beta hydrolase codes for MNFVNPPAESPQYVTHKTFYSQVLNHEVGYNIYLPSGYKDCGEKYPVAYHIHGWTGNESSEIWPLEKVYKNRRAITVFVNAISSEDNYFDALLQIESILIKELIPHIDGQYRTDTTRENRMLSGFSMGGNMAFYYAVKHPELFSSVTPYAGTYHHLYFKEFRTVGVAPEKVIELYEDMMREEWYLEENNILCLVRQNAEKIRGKLKIDIHIGTADILFCDNEILHLYLDSLNILHEYRKFEEIDHDLEKIL; via the coding sequence ATGAACTTTGTAAACCCGCCAGCAGAATCACCTCAATATGTTACTCATAAAACATTTTACAGCCAAGTATTAAATCATGAAGTAGGCTATAATATCTATCTTCCGTCTGGGTACAAAGACTGCGGCGAAAAATATCCGGTTGCGTACCACATTCACGGATGGACGGGCAACGAATCCTCCGAGATATGGCCGCTGGAAAAGGTCTATAAAAACAGACGAGCCATTACTGTTTTTGTCAACGCCATTTCGTCGGAAGACAATTATTTCGATGCCTTATTGCAAATTGAATCCATCCTTATTAAGGAACTGATTCCCCATATCGACGGTCAGTACAGAACAGACACAACCCGTGAGAACAGAATGCTGTCAGGGTTTTCGATGGGCGGCAACATGGCGTTTTATTATGCAGTTAAGCACCCCGAGCTGTTTAGTTCCGTAACCCCTTACGCAGGAACCTATCACCATCTCTATTTCAAAGAATTTCGTACTGTGGGGGTAGCACCGGAAAAAGTCATCGAGTTATACGAAGATATGATGAGAGAAGAATGGTATTTGGAGGAAAACAATATTTTATGCTTGGTACGGCAAAATGCGGAAAAAATTCGCGGTAAACTAAAAATTGATATTCATATCGGCACAGCTGACATATTATTTTGCGATAATGAAATTTTACATTTATATTTGGATTCGTTAAATATCCTGCATGAGTACAGGAAATTCGAGGAGATTGACCACGACTTGGAAAAAATATTATAG
- a CDS encoding anti-sigma-I factor RsgI family protein: protein MISRFKSAINQIKAEEALISRTEVFLKDALMKENTKNIKYSHWRTFFMKKKLVAAACMATLIVGGGGAAYGYYQTPVSYLSLDINPSVEIGVNAFDKVVKVKGINDDGNKILAKINIKGSNVTVAVSTLVYSAVDNGFIAVDGSSVVSLTSETDDSNTAAELENDAETGANQALQETDTTATVIKDNVALARRDQARALGISPGKLNLINKLQKVDPTATVDQYKDASVKDIMKTIKESKDKLKNNADNKDENKDQTNSTTDNNTNDNNTTDNSTNTSTTNTGTATDTSDANNTNAAKINNGSKANEKEDKISSEDKDSKDNNAASVTNKSKIDDAEDNDKKEVDNKNQGATKSNAAPHENKNSDANTNANKNGDEKVKNEDN from the coding sequence ATGATTTCACGTTTTAAATCTGCGATCAATCAAATTAAAGCGGAAGAGGCCTTAATAAGCAGAACTGAAGTATTTCTAAAAGACGCATTAATGAAAGAGAATACTAAAAACATAAAATACAGTCATTGGAGGACATTCTTTATGAAGAAAAAGTTAGTAGCAGCTGCATGCATGGCAACCTTAATCGTTGGTGGAGGCGGTGCGGCATACGGCTATTATCAAACACCGGTATCATACCTTAGTCTGGACATTAACCCTAGTGTAGAAATAGGAGTTAATGCATTTGATAAAGTTGTAAAAGTTAAAGGAATCAATGACGACGGCAACAAGATATTGGCTAAAATAAACATAAAAGGTTCTAATGTTACTGTAGCTGTCAGCACACTGGTTTATTCTGCCGTTGATAATGGTTTTATAGCTGTTGACGGTTCATCTGTTGTTTCTCTTACCTCTGAAACAGATGATTCAAATACTGCAGCCGAACTTGAAAATGATGCTGAAACCGGAGCAAATCAGGCTTTACAGGAAACTGACACAACAGCAACTGTTATCAAAGATAATGTTGCCCTTGCCCGCAGGGATCAGGCGAGAGCTTTAGGTATCAGCCCTGGAAAGCTTAATCTTATTAATAAGCTTCAAAAAGTTGATCCAACCGCTACTGTGGATCAATATAAAGATGCAAGTGTCAAAGATATAATGAAAACTATAAAAGAGAGCAAAGACAAGCTTAAGAATAACGCTGATAATAAGGATGAAAATAAAGATCAAACCAATAGTACAACCGACAATAATACAAACGACAATAATACAACCGACAATAGTACCAATACTAGCACCACTAACACCGGCACTGCCACAGACACAAGCGATGCAAATAATACAAATGCAGCTAAAATAAATAATGGATCTAAAGCTAATGAAAAAGAAGATAAGATAAGCAGTGAGGACAAGGATAGCAAAGATAATAATGCCGCCAGTGTGACCAATAAATCTAAAATAGATGATGCTGAAGATAACGATAAAAAAGAAGTAGACAACAAAAACCAAGGCGCAACCAAAAGTAATGCTGCACCTCATGAAAATAAGAATAGTGACGCAAATACAAATGCAAATAAGAATGGTGATGAAAAAGTTAAGAATGAAGATAATTAA
- a CDS encoding AAA family ATPase yields the protein MTTEGFYITKLRLEGNEELFSEIELKKGLNVIVGPTNTGKSYIFDCINYMLGGKDAPEQIDEVIDNGYHTIFMEIESNRGQRFTFRRGLSGGNFIKYNCPLNQLTQDTSYETLSQKHSGKKDSMSRFLMSLSGFEETNLYIKTNLANKLNRFTYRNFNDFVLINEMKIISKESPVHSDNNKTKTAEESAFRLILTNKDDSQLTENFKENSSNTSVTVQIELIDSLINTLDLNTTRVLLASNEDIEALINNLTVKRSGISSDIESLSKSRKVLWTEIQQCESKMLSTNELLKRFRLLNDQYKTDIDRISFLIEGEHYFSLLNYEKCPTCDQTIKNGILTCSHIEKDQKQESYRIELQKISLHREDLLNTITVMEEEFDLLVSELENKKNEYNRLSKIIDEQLEPQSFIVQEELRKVLETQKYINETEEKKNTLNKLLNEKRKLLGLIGSESEAEIDNTPVVNDYSSYYEKLCESIQYYLKGWKYPGYEDIKFDNRQKDIIISGKSRRLFGKGYRSISYSAFVLGLMRYCNQNGLPHPGLVVLDSPITSYKEEDGDEDKTSEDLQARFFEYLSQFPYNNQVIILENKIPPKNVIQNINYIEFTKNHDRGRYGFIVF from the coding sequence ATGACTACAGAGGGCTTCTATATAACAAAGCTACGTTTGGAAGGCAATGAAGAGTTGTTTTCAGAAATAGAACTAAAGAAAGGTCTTAATGTAATTGTCGGTCCGACGAATACAGGGAAATCATACATATTTGATTGTATAAATTATATGCTAGGTGGAAAGGATGCTCCTGAACAAATAGATGAGGTCATTGACAATGGATACCACACTATTTTTATGGAGATAGAAAGTAACAGGGGTCAAAGGTTTACTTTTAGAAGAGGGCTTTCTGGAGGAAACTTCATAAAGTATAATTGCCCTTTAAATCAGTTGACACAAGATACCTCATATGAAACTCTTTCTCAAAAACATAGCGGTAAGAAAGATAGTATGTCAAGGTTCTTAATGTCTTTATCAGGATTTGAAGAAACAAATTTATATATTAAAACCAACCTAGCTAATAAATTAAATCGTTTTACTTATAGAAATTTCAATGATTTCGTATTGATAAATGAGATGAAAATAATCTCAAAAGAATCACCTGTTCATTCAGATAACAATAAGACAAAAACAGCTGAAGAATCCGCATTTAGACTAATACTAACTAATAAAGATGACAGCCAATTAACTGAAAATTTTAAAGAGAACAGTTCGAATACATCCGTTACTGTTCAAATAGAATTAATTGATAGTTTAATTAATACCTTGGACTTGAATACAACACGAGTCCTGCTAGCGTCAAACGAGGACATTGAGGCGCTTATCAATAATTTAACTGTTAAGAGGAGTGGAATTAGTTCTGATATTGAAAGTTTATCAAAAAGTAGAAAAGTCTTATGGACTGAGATTCAACAATGTGAATCTAAAATGTTATCTACAAATGAATTGCTGAAGAGATTTCGTTTATTAAATGATCAGTACAAAACAGATATCGATAGAATTTCTTTTTTAATAGAGGGTGAGCATTATTTTTCTTTGTTGAATTACGAGAAGTGCCCTACCTGTGATCAGACTATTAAAAATGGGATACTCACATGTTCGCATATAGAAAAAGACCAAAAACAGGAATCGTATAGAATTGAACTCCAGAAAATTTCACTGCATCGTGAGGATCTACTTAATACAATCACAGTAATGGAAGAAGAATTTGATTTATTAGTTAGTGAATTAGAGAATAAGAAAAATGAGTATAACCGTTTGAGTAAAATAATAGATGAACAATTAGAACCCCAAAGTTTCATTGTGCAGGAAGAACTCCGAAAGGTCCTAGAAACGCAGAAATATATTAATGAAACAGAAGAAAAGAAAAACACACTAAATAAGTTGCTCAACGAGAAAAGAAAACTACTAGGTCTTATCGGAAGTGAGTCTGAAGCAGAAATTGATAATACCCCTGTTGTAAATGATTACTCCAGTTATTATGAAAAACTATGTGAAAGTATTCAATATTATTTAAAAGGTTGGAAATACCCAGGATACGAAGATATTAAATTCGATAATAGACAGAAAGATATTATTATTTCAGGAAAGTCAAGAAGGCTATTTGGTAAAGGTTATCGTTCAATTTCTTATAGTGCTTTTGTGTTGGGCTTGATGCGATATTGCAATCAAAATGGCTTGCCCCACCCCGGTTTAGTTGTTCTTGATTCTCCAATTACCTCGTACAAAGAGGAAGACGGAGACGAAGATAAGACTTCTGAGGATTTACAAGCAAGGTTTTTCGAGTATTTATCCCAATTCCCCTACAATAATCAGGTAATCATTTTAGAGAACAAAATACCTCCGAAGAATGTGATTCAAAATATTAATTATATCGAATTTACAAAAAATCACGATAGAGGTCGGTATGGATTTATTGTATTTTAG
- the arr gene encoding NAD(+)--rifampin ADP-ribosyltransferase has protein sequence MNNPKDVLDNGPFLHGTKAELKIGDLLEPQHLSNYQNKKSNYIYFTATLEAAKWGAELAASETKERIYMVEPLGEFENDPNVTDKRFPGNPTRSYRSKSPLKIIAELGSWERHSEEQINHMVESIKMLHEQGKFVIYD, from the coding sequence ATGAATAACCCAAAAGATGTGCTGGATAACGGCCCTTTTTTACACGGTACGAAAGCAGAGCTGAAGATTGGAGATTTGTTAGAACCTCAACACTTATCTAATTACCAGAATAAAAAATCCAATTATATCTATTTCACGGCCACGTTAGAGGCTGCCAAATGGGGTGCCGAATTAGCAGCTTCTGAAACCAAAGAAAGGATTTATATGGTTGAGCCCTTAGGCGAGTTTGAAAATGACCCGAACGTAACGGACAAAAGATTCCCCGGAAACCCGACACGTTCTTATAGATCCAAATCTCCACTCAAAATCATAGCGGAATTAGGATCATGGGAAAGACACTCCGAAGAACAAATTAATCATATGGTGGAATCTATAAAAATGCTGCATGAACAAGGGAAATTTGTAATTTACGATTGA
- a CDS encoding DUF262 domain-containing protein — protein sequence MSKLIDSSITIYEALQNIKNGKFVMPAFQRQYVWSIEQIEKLWDSILLDYPIATFLFWHVDDDNVTWDTYFCNFLSEVTFDSRKQADSVNYELSSIDVKITDTAVLDGQQRLTSLFLSLLGGAYIRQKHARKQNSGGLVTKLLIELNKNKLTVDEEEYNSKKYDIKFSEKVGKLSPTQFEIKSILDEKFQDGSTRDQAIDEAIANVPADSKQYARDILNKLYNKIFVEKLIRFTEIQDMKQDDALEMFVRFNSGGKALRKSEITMSILEAYWPSAKTEFGKLLVESYDGFGSDFIIRSALMLYGDVVKSNINKQIAEELKNNWSAFRKALKDLETVLKGMKIEVSRFSSSWNVLLPIIYFIYYNPEYNKNLDGIRAYLIRAVLFTYFQSGTTSKLQQMKSNINSYDYEINVDMLNQMNELRVTDGKIEDVLNAEKGSRVAGEALYYLSLDWMNRNFKYEQDHLHPYDRFEGNKPVSVSMEDWKRWRGNRNRLPNLHLLEGRSNGSKNNMRLVDYYNDMNDHQKAEFLKQAMIADGVSLEIEDFEKFYEARKAILSERVRELLG from the coding sequence ATGAGTAAATTAATTGATAGCAGTATAACAATATACGAGGCTTTACAAAACATCAAAAACGGCAAGTTTGTTATGCCTGCATTTCAAAGACAGTATGTTTGGAGCATTGAGCAAATTGAAAAGTTGTGGGACTCCATTCTGCTTGATTACCCAATTGCCACATTCCTGTTCTGGCACGTGGATGATGACAATGTGACATGGGATACATACTTCTGCAACTTCCTGTCTGAGGTAACGTTCGATAGCAGAAAACAGGCAGACAGCGTAAATTATGAACTGTCCAGCATAGATGTGAAGATTACTGATACTGCGGTGTTGGACGGACAGCAGAGATTGACTTCTCTGTTTCTGTCCTTGTTAGGAGGTGCCTATATTCGGCAAAAACACGCAAGGAAGCAAAATAGTGGTGGATTGGTCACAAAGCTATTGATTGAATTGAATAAGAATAAGCTGACAGTTGATGAAGAGGAATATAATAGTAAAAAGTATGACATCAAGTTCAGTGAAAAGGTAGGTAAGCTGAGTCCGACACAGTTTGAAATTAAGAGTATTCTAGACGAGAAGTTCCAGGATGGATCCACCAGAGACCAAGCAATCGATGAAGCCATTGCCAATGTTCCGGCAGACAGTAAACAGTATGCAAGGGATATTCTAAATAAGCTGTATAATAAAATCTTTGTAGAAAAGCTGATTCGTTTTACAGAAATCCAGGACATGAAACAGGATGATGCCCTTGAGATGTTCGTAAGATTTAACAGCGGTGGCAAGGCACTCCGCAAATCGGAAATTACGATGTCCATCCTTGAGGCATATTGGCCAAGTGCAAAGACGGAGTTCGGAAAACTACTTGTGGAGTCTTATGATGGATTCGGTTCGGATTTTATTATCCGTTCTGCTCTTATGCTTTATGGTGATGTTGTAAAGTCAAATATTAACAAGCAGATAGCAGAGGAACTGAAGAATAACTGGAGTGCTTTCAGAAAGGCACTAAAGGATCTGGAAACTGTGCTGAAGGGTATGAAAATCGAGGTCAGCCGTTTTTCAAGCAGCTGGAACGTACTGTTACCTATAATCTACTTTATTTATTACAACCCAGAATATAATAAAAACCTTGATGGCATTCGTGCTTATTTGATTAGAGCGGTTCTGTTCACGTATTTCCAATCTGGCACAACTAGCAAACTTCAACAGATGAAGAGTAACATCAACAGCTATGATTATGAAATCAATGTGGATATGCTCAACCAGATGAATGAACTCAGAGTAACGGACGGCAAAATTGAAGATGTACTCAATGCAGAAAAAGGCAGTAGAGTTGCTGGAGAGGCACTATATTATCTGTCCCTTGACTGGATGAACAGAAACTTTAAGTATGAGCAAGACCATCTGCATCCATATGACAGATTTGAAGGTAACAAGCCTGTGTCTGTTTCTATGGAAGATTGGAAAAGGTGGCGTGGAAATCGTAATCGACTACCTAATCTACATTTGCTTGAAGGTAGAAGTAACGGGAGCAAAAATAATATGCGACTTGTTGATTATTACAATGATATGAATGATCATCAGAAAGCGGAGTTCCTGAAGCAGGCTATGATTGCAGATGGTGTTTCACTTGAAATTGAGGATTTTGAAAAGTTTTATGAGGCAAGAAAAGCAATACTCTCGGAAAGGGTACGAGAGTTGCTAGGGTGA